The genomic interval GGCGCAGCACGCAATGCAGCAGCCCGCGGTTCTCGTGGCCGCTGATCGACACGTCGAGGTTGTCATGGCGCACGATCTGGAATTTCGACAGCAGCGCATTGCCGTGGTCGCCCTCCGGGTACACCGCGTTGCGCCCGTAGGCGAACTGCGGCCACAGGCTGTCGGCGAGGAACTCGTATTGCGGCATGGTCGGCCAGTCGGCGAAGCGCTTGGGGTGGTGTTCGTGGGTGCCGTGGACTTCCTGCAGAAACACCACGTCGGCGGACACGCTGCGCACTGCCTCGCGCAGTTCCGGCAGGATGAAGCGCCGGTTCAGCGCGGTGAAGCCCTTGTGGGTGTTGACGGTGAGCACCGTGAACCGGCACGTGGCGACGGACACCGACGCCTGCTCGTCGGTGACGCCGATCGGCTCGGGAATGCTCATGGCCGCACCTTGCGATGCATTGGGTATTGGATTGGATTCGCCGCCATGCCGTCCTCCCGTCCGAGGGCCGCTGCGGGCCCTGTCTGTGGATGACTGACGGCATGACGGGAAAGTTTCGGCGGAGCTACGGGCGGTCGTCGGCCGGGTGCGCATCGGGCTCAGGCGATCCAGGCGGCCGCCCCAGAGGTTGCCCGCCGCGACCGACACGCCTCTATTTGTGCTGGATCAGTCTGTTGCGCAGCGCCGTCATGGCGTCCGGCGCCAGCTCCAGCCAGTATTGCTGTTTGCCGGCGATCTCGGCGGCCGCCGGCACGCCGTCGCGGTACACCAGCCGGTTGCCCGCCAGCGCCGGCACTTTCGCGCCCGGCAACAGGGTGCCGGCCAGGTTCAGCGGGTCGACCCCGCACACCGCCACGAGGCTGCCGTCAGGGGGCCGGCGACGGACCTCGCGGAGCAGCGGGATCGCTTCGGGCAGGGCGAACTGCTCGCCCGCCAGGCCGCTGACGAAGCGTCCGCCGCGGATCTCGCCCCGGGCCTCGAGGCGATGGAAGGTGTGGAGCAGCTCGCGCCAGCTCGGCAGCCAGTCCGCCTCGCGCTCCAGCAAGCGCCAGAACACCACGCCGTAGCGGCGCAGCAGGGTCATGGCGATGTGTTCCAGGGCCTGGTGTTTATCCACAGGCGCGCCGCGCCGCAGCAAGGCCCAGCGTCCGGCATCGTCCATGCCGCCTGTGAAGGCGCCGCGACCGCGCCGGTGGCTGCGTTGCGGGCGTTTGCCGGCCGGGGCGGTCAGCGCCCGCAGGCCGGCGAAGCTGTCGGCGTTCACCAGGCCCGCGCCCACCAGTTCCTGCAAGGCGGTCTCCAGTTCCGAACGCAGCAGGTGCGCTTCGTGGATCAGTTCGTCGAAAAACAGCGCGCCGTGCAGGCTCAGGGCCTCGAACACCTTTTGGGCTTTGGGCGACAGTTCATCGCTCGGCGTCTGCTCGGCC from Pseudomonas ekonensis carries:
- a CDS encoding endonuclease/exonuclease/phosphatase family protein, which codes for MSIPEPIGVTDEQASVSVATCRFTVLTVNTHKGFTALNRRFILPELREAVRSVSADVVFLQEVHGTHEHHPKRFADWPTMPQYEFLADSLWPQFAYGRNAVYPEGDHGNALLSKFQIVRHDNLDVSISGHENRGLLHCVLRLPGDDRELHAVCVHLGLRESHRSRQLTRLAEYLAELPADAPVIVAGDFNDWRQQADAMLGPCGLREVFAAHHGKPARSFPARFPALRLDRIYVRNLKASRPQVLANRPWSHLSDHVPLSVEIEA